In the Flagellimonas sp. MMG031 genome, one interval contains:
- a CDS encoding BspA family leucine-rich repeat surface protein — translation MKLKNIIAPLFALVLFWSCAEDDAGYPIATNRGPVMVAQSFNPSEDISDSDIIGLVKAFDADGNALTFSLTTNDDDMFELTSDGQLSLATGKNLDFETKSQHSITVTVTDGITNPISNSITIEVENVIETLFEDPAAFITEWEVAEGQVLTIGTNEDYEYDYVIDWGDGNSHGSLDQNPSHEYTDAGTYLVAIKGLFPAISMFNADMASKESLVSVVQWGTGKWQTMERAFIDCPNLTGFTATDTPDLSEVTSLRSMFLNASSFNGAMSGWDTSTVTDMQTMFAGASAFNQSIGSWDTGNVTNMRGMFSNAVSFNQNIGDWTTSNVLSMNTMFQGATSFNQNIGGWDISQVTDVENMFDGATAFDQNLGAWDIGSVFTMEFMLDNSGMTAPNLNATLIGWNEYVEENEGPKDITIGVDGLSICGPDVVEAIQNLTINHNWALTGILQVDADCPEEEAEEVTE, via the coding sequence ATGAAACTTAAAAATATAATAGCACCATTGTTCGCCCTGGTCCTTTTTTGGTCCTGTGCCGAGGACGATGCAGGCTACCCCATTGCCACCAACCGAGGGCCGGTAATGGTAGCACAAAGTTTTAACCCTTCCGAGGATATTTCCGATAGTGACATCATTGGACTCGTGAAAGCCTTTGATGCAGATGGAAATGCGCTCACCTTCAGTTTGACCACTAATGATGATGATATGTTCGAGCTGACCAGTGATGGTCAGTTGAGCCTTGCCACCGGAAAGAACCTCGATTTTGAGACCAAATCACAGCATAGCATCACGGTAACTGTGACCGATGGTATCACCAATCCCATCAGCAATAGCATTACCATTGAAGTGGAGAACGTCATCGAGACCCTTTTTGAAGACCCAGCGGCCTTTATTACGGAGTGGGAAGTGGCCGAAGGTCAAGTGCTGACCATAGGGACCAATGAAGACTATGAATACGATTATGTCATAGACTGGGGCGATGGAAACTCGCACGGGTCTTTAGATCAAAACCCATCCCATGAATATACCGATGCCGGAACCTATTTGGTAGCGATCAAAGGACTGTTTCCGGCCATTAGCATGTTCAATGCAGATATGGCAAGTAAGGAATCACTTGTGAGCGTTGTACAATGGGGTACAGGTAAATGGCAGACCATGGAGCGCGCGTTTATCGATTGCCCCAATCTTACAGGCTTTACTGCTACCGATACGCCCGACCTCTCTGAAGTCACCTCTCTGAGGTCCATGTTCTTAAATGCCTCTTCCTTTAATGGAGCTATGAGTGGTTGGGACACCAGTACTGTGACCGATATGCAGACCATGTTCGCGGGAGCATCAGCATTCAATCAAAGTATAGGAAGTTGGGACACAGGTAACGTAACCAACATGAGAGGAATGTTTAGCAATGCGGTTTCGTTCAATCAGAATATTGGTGACTGGACTACTAGTAATGTGTTGTCAATGAACACCATGTTCCAGGGAGCAACTTCCTTTAACCAAAATATTGGTGGTTGGGATATCTCCCAGGTCACAGACGTAGAGAATATGTTTGACGGCGCTACCGCTTTTGACCAGAATTTGGGCGCGTGGGACATCGGAAGTGTCTTCACCATGGAATTTATGTTGGACAATAGCGGTATGACCGCTCCCAATCTCAACGCCACATTGATTGGTTGGAATGAGTATGTGGAAGAGAATGAGGGTCCTAAGGATATCACCATAGGTGTTGATGGACTTTCCATTTGTGGTCCGGATGTAGTTGAGGCTATTCAAAACCTTACCATAAACCATAATTGGGCCCTCACGGGCATATTGCAAGTTGATGCTGACTGCCCAGAAGAAGAAGCAGAAGAAGTAACAGAATAA
- a CDS encoding BspA family leucine-rich repeat surface protein codes for MKARFLFLIMVSFVVFWSCEPNEPDSVLINNAPVVPSQTFTVPENFPDGQLIGVIQATDKDEDALEFSLVQEASGLFEVAKNGNLFLAAGKKLSNTDQEEHVLDVYVHDGVVGRKGSVTIKVTPPENLPPIAEDKIFDDIIETLPEGELIGVLEAVDPEGEPLTYEIIEDEDGLFAVTNNGEIVLAEGQSLDFETSEQHTIVVSISDGVNTVEITVTINVLDDGDIFDDPASFITTWNVETDGQELIIGTNSNFDGYDYTIDWGDGTIEQITTNESPSHVYENADTYTVAINGQFPALDMSESDVLSQEALVDVVQWGSQQWQSMAYAFFNCTNLESFSASDLPDLTQTETMALMFYNAIAFNGDLSQWEVGNVVDMIGVFGGATNFNGDLSSWDVGNVTIMTAMFREASSFNQDISNWNVLKVTHMDNMFTDAISFNQDISGWEVDNVAQMLNMFRRATSFNQDLGVWNIGSIVSMFGMFQQSGMSTLNYSATLRGWASLGNDNIPDGITLGALDKNFCDDPETITARIDILQGDNGWTIDDGGSTTCF; via the coding sequence ATGAAAGCTAGATTTTTATTTCTGATCATGGTTTCGTTCGTGGTTTTTTGGTCTTGTGAGCCCAACGAACCGGATTCCGTTTTGATCAACAATGCACCCGTGGTGCCCAGCCAAACCTTTACCGTTCCGGAGAATTTTCCCGACGGCCAATTGATTGGCGTAATCCAGGCGACGGATAAGGACGAAGATGCCTTAGAATTTTCCTTGGTACAGGAAGCCAGTGGGCTATTTGAAGTAGCCAAAAATGGGAACCTGTTCTTGGCAGCAGGTAAAAAGTTGAGTAATACAGACCAAGAAGAACATGTTCTGGATGTGTATGTCCACGATGGGGTTGTGGGCAGAAAGGGAAGTGTAACCATAAAGGTTACCCCGCCCGAAAACTTGCCGCCCATAGCCGAGGATAAGATTTTTGATGACATTATTGAAACGCTACCTGAAGGAGAGCTCATTGGTGTCCTCGAGGCAGTTGATCCCGAAGGAGAACCATTGACCTATGAAATTATAGAAGATGAAGACGGCTTGTTTGCGGTGACCAACAATGGTGAAATTGTTTTGGCAGAAGGACAAAGTTTGGATTTTGAAACCTCGGAGCAACACACGATTGTGGTAAGCATCAGCGACGGGGTCAATACGGTGGAAATCACCGTGACCATAAACGTATTGGACGATGGTGATATTTTTGACGACCCAGCTTCCTTTATCACTACTTGGAATGTGGAAACCGATGGACAGGAATTGATTATCGGTACAAATTCTAATTTCGATGGATACGACTATACCATAGATTGGGGAGACGGCACTATAGAACAGATTACAACTAACGAAAGTCCTTCACATGTCTATGAAAACGCTGACACCTATACAGTGGCCATCAATGGGCAGTTCCCAGCATTAGATATGAGTGAATCAGATGTTTTAAGCCAAGAAGCCTTGGTGGATGTGGTGCAATGGGGTAGCCAACAGTGGCAATCTATGGCGTATGCATTTTTTAATTGTACGAATTTAGAGAGCTTTAGCGCTTCGGATTTGCCAGATTTAACACAGACAGAAACAATGGCTTTAATGTTTTACAATGCAATCGCATTTAATGGGGACCTGAGTCAATGGGAAGTAGGAAATGTGGTTGATATGATAGGAGTTTTTGGTGGAGCGACTAATTTTAATGGAGATTTAAGCAGTTGGGATGTTGGCAATGTGACGATTATGACTGCTATGTTTAGAGAAGCCTCAAGCTTTAACCAAGACATTAGCAATTGGAATGTACTAAAGGTAACGCACATGGATAATATGTTTACAGATGCCATTTCATTTAATCAAGATATTAGTGGATGGGAAGTGGATAATGTGGCTCAGATGCTAAATATGTTCAGGAGGGCAACCTCGTTCAATCAGGATTTAGGCGTATGGAACATTGGAAGTATTGTAAGTATGTTTGGAATGTTTCAACAAAGCGGTATGAGCACCTTAAATTATAGTGCCACGCTAAGGGGCTGGGCCAGTTTGGGGAATGACAACATTCCGGACGGTATAACCTTGGGAGCCCTTGACAAGAACTTTTGCGATGATCCGGAAACTATAACGGCAAGAATAGACATCCTTCAAGGAGATAATGGTTGGACCATTGATGATGGAGGCTCTACTACTTGCTTTTAA
- a CDS encoding Lrp/AsnC family transcriptional regulator → MKLDNIDIELIRLLQADSKKTTKQYADALYLSKTAVYERIRRLERNGVVTQYTALVDKVKVGRDFMVLCQIRLVQHTKENVLKFEREILKLKEVSECFHVGGDYDYVLKIYVKDMKSYREFMLTKLTAISNIGNTQSSFVINEVKNSPSVHI, encoded by the coding sequence ATGAAACTGGATAACATTGATATTGAACTGATTCGACTGCTCCAAGCGGACAGTAAAAAAACTACGAAGCAATATGCAGATGCATTGTATTTATCCAAAACTGCAGTCTACGAACGCATTCGTCGATTGGAACGCAATGGGGTCGTTACCCAATACACGGCCTTGGTGGATAAGGTAAAGGTGGGACGTGATTTTATGGTACTTTGCCAAATTCGTTTGGTTCAGCATACCAAGGAAAACGTGCTAAAATTTGAGCGAGAGATCTTAAAACTCAAGGAGGTCTCCGAGTGCTTTCACGTAGGCGGGGATTATGATTATGTACTCAAGATTTATGTGAAGGACATGAAAAGCTACCGGGAGTTTATGCTGACCAAGCTCACGGCCATATCAAATATTGGCAATACACAGAGTTCCTTTGTCATCAATGAAGTGAAGAACAGCCCATCGGTGCATATTTAG
- a CDS encoding aminotransferase class I/II-fold pyridoxal phosphate-dependent enzyme yields the protein MDYKASEHIQDLQYFGEFGGVNPSISDSSTYTFLSAKTMFDTFEGNTEGCYLYSRHSSPSNLYLGEAMAQLEGTESANVYASGMGAITAVLLQLCDSDDHIVCSRTIYGGTYAFLKNFVKKFNIKVSFVDITDLETVNKSITPKTKLIYCEAVSNPLLEIADIPSLSKIAKKNGVPLVVDNTFSPLTINAAQLGADIVVHSLTKFINGSSDCVAGAVCASTDFCLSLKDVNNGAGMLLGSTLDSLRAASILKNMRTLHIRIKKHSENAHYLAQQFEKDGLKVVYPGLESHPGHELMKSQMNHEYGFGGMLTLDVGSVERANALMELMQQEKLGYLAVSLGFYKTLFSASGTSTSSEIPEEEQQELGLSQGLIRFSIGLDNDIRKTYTTMRSCMEKLDILSLDTSLA from the coding sequence ATGGACTACAAGGCATCAGAACACATTCAGGACCTTCAATATTTTGGTGAATTCGGGGGCGTAAACCCTTCCATATCAGATTCATCTACCTACACTTTTCTATCGGCTAAGACTATGTTCGATACCTTTGAGGGCAATACGGAAGGTTGCTATTTGTACAGTCGCCACTCCTCCCCTTCCAACCTATATTTAGGCGAGGCCATGGCACAATTGGAAGGGACGGAATCTGCCAACGTATATGCCAGCGGCATGGGAGCCATCACCGCAGTACTCTTGCAGCTTTGTGATTCGGATGACCATATTGTATGTAGCCGAACCATTTACGGGGGCACCTACGCCTTCCTGAAAAACTTTGTGAAGAAATTCAATATCAAAGTTTCCTTTGTGGACATTACCGATTTGGAAACGGTAAACAAATCCATTACCCCAAAAACCAAATTGATTTACTGCGAGGCTGTGAGCAATCCACTGTTGGAAATTGCAGATATCCCCTCGCTTTCCAAAATCGCCAAGAAAAATGGCGTGCCCTTGGTGGTTGACAATACATTTTCACCCCTTACCATCAACGCTGCACAACTGGGTGCGGACATTGTGGTGCACAGTCTCACCAAGTTCATCAATGGGAGCAGCGATTGCGTTGCGGGTGCCGTTTGCGCCTCTACCGATTTTTGCTTGAGCCTTAAGGATGTGAACAACGGGGCAGGTATGCTTTTAGGAAGTACCTTGGATAGTTTGCGGGCGGCATCCATCTTAAAGAATATGCGCACGTTGCACATTCGAATCAAAAAACACAGTGAAAATGCCCATTATTTAGCCCAACAATTTGAAAAGGATGGTCTTAAAGTGGTCTATCCCGGGTTAGAAAGTCACCCCGGTCATGAGTTGATGAAATCCCAAATGAACCATGAATATGGTTTTGGGGGTATGCTGACCTTGGACGTGGGTTCTGTGGAACGCGCCAATGCCCTTATGGAACTGATGCAACAGGAAAAACTGGGCTATTTGGCCGTAAGCCTCGGTTTCTACAAGACCCTTTTCAGTGCGTCGGGCACATCCACCTCTTCTGAAATACCTGAGGAGGAACAACAAGAACTTGGGCTTTCCCAAGGACTTATACGATTCTCCATCGGTTTGGACAACGATATCCGAAAAACCTACACCACCATGCGAAGCTGTATGGAAAAACTGGATATTTTGTCTCTCGATACAAGTTTGGCCTAA
- the tpx gene encoding thiol peroxidase codes for MATVTLKGNELHTLGNLPGNGTQAPNFTLVKNDLSTVELSDYKGQKVVLNIFPSIDTGTCAQSVRQFNQEAAELSNTKVLCISKDLPFAQARFCGAEGIDKVETLSDFRDGNFGKSYQVEFTDGPLQGLLSRSVVVVNEAGEVVYTEQVAETVDEPNYKAALEALMDA; via the coding sequence ATGGCAACTGTAACATTAAAAGGAAACGAATTGCATACCTTGGGAAACCTTCCCGGTAACGGCACCCAAGCACCCAACTTTACATTGGTCAAAAATGACCTGTCTACGGTAGAATTGTCCGACTACAAAGGACAAAAAGTAGTGTTGAACATCTTCCCAAGTATCGACACGGGAACCTGTGCCCAATCCGTGCGACAATTCAATCAGGAAGCAGCGGAACTGAGCAATACCAAAGTGCTTTGTATTTCCAAAGACCTGCCTTTTGCCCAAGCCCGTTTTTGTGGAGCGGAGGGTATCGATAAGGTGGAAACCCTATCTGATTTCAGGGACGGGAACTTTGGAAAATCCTATCAGGTAGAGTTTACCGATGGGCCATTGCAAGGACTGTTGTCCCGTTCCGTGGTAGTCGTCAACGAGGCTGGTGAGGTGGTCTACACCGAGCAAGTAGCCGAAACCGTGGACGAACCCAATTACAAAGCAGCCTTAGAAGCATTGATGGATGCCTAA
- a CDS encoding peroxiredoxin, whose amino-acid sequence MTLVGRKFPSIEVNAIDELGDTFKINIVEKAKAENKKILLFWYPKDFTFVCPTELFAFQQNLAEFEKRNTIVIGASCDTAEVHFAWLNTEKDNGGIEGVSYPLVSDSNRNLASALGILDIMKEDFNEETNSVVVEGDNVTYRATYLIDEEGTVFHESINHMPLGRNVKEFLRLVDAYTHVQEKGEVCPANWEEGKEAMNADRAGVSEYLANHVN is encoded by the coding sequence ATGACTTTAGTAGGAAGAAAATTTCCAAGTATTGAAGTAAACGCTATCGACGAATTGGGCGATACGTTCAAAATCAACATTGTAGAAAAAGCCAAGGCCGAGAACAAGAAAATTTTGTTGTTCTGGTACCCAAAAGACTTCACTTTTGTATGTCCTACCGAGCTTTTTGCATTTCAACAAAACCTAGCCGAGTTCGAAAAACGAAATACCATCGTCATTGGAGCTTCCTGTGATACGGCGGAGGTGCATTTTGCATGGTTGAACACGGAAAAGGACAATGGCGGTATCGAAGGCGTTTCATACCCACTTGTATCTGACAGCAACCGAAACTTGGCCAGCGCATTGGGCATCTTGGACATTATGAAGGAGGATTTCAACGAAGAGACCAACTCTGTTGTGGTAGAAGGCGACAATGTAACCTACAGGGCCACCTATTTGATCGATGAGGAAGGAACGGTATTCCATGAAAGCATCAACCATATGCCCTTGGGAAGAAATGTGAAGGAATTTTTGCGTTTGGTAGATGCCTATACCCACGTACAGGAAAAAGGCGAGGTTTGTCCTGCCAACTGGGAAGAAGGAAAGGAAGCCATGAATGCTGACAGAGCAGGTGTTTCCGAATATTTGGCCAATCACGTAAACTAG
- a CDS encoding thioredoxin family protein produces the protein MVVELDKDNLSEVIANNENVVVQYSASWCGNCRIMKPKFKKEATLNENVTFVMVDAEKFPESRKLANVNNLPTFAAFSKGSLKNQVQTNKYDVLKDLIHEVAHN, from the coding sequence ATGGTAGTAGAATTGGATAAAGACAATTTGAGCGAGGTCATTGCCAACAACGAGAACGTAGTGGTACAGTACAGTGCGTCTTGGTGTGGCAATTGCCGAATAATGAAGCCAAAGTTCAAAAAAGAAGCCACTTTGAACGAGAACGTAACCTTTGTAATGGTCGATGCAGAAAAATTTCCGGAATCCAGAAAACTGGCCAATGTGAACAACTTGCCCACATTTGCCGCTTTTTCCAAAGGAAGCCTAAAAAATCAGGTGCAGACCAACAAATATGATGTTTTAAAAGACTTGATCCATGAAGTTGCCCATAATTAA
- a CDS encoding diacylglycerol kinase family protein codes for MPKESFFKNRVKSVGYALKGMFLLLRTESSIQIQFVIAIVVTAFGFYFEISQTEWTIQLLAIGMVMGVEGVNTAVEKICDYIQPNLDPKIGLIKDISAGAVMIVSILASIIGLIIYIPKIF; via the coding sequence ATGCCTAAAGAATCTTTTTTTAAAAACCGTGTAAAAAGCGTAGGATATGCCCTTAAGGGCATGTTCCTATTGCTGCGGACCGAGTCCAGCATCCAAATTCAATTTGTGATCGCTATTGTGGTTACCGCTTTCGGTTTTTATTTTGAGATTTCCCAAACAGAATGGACCATACAATTATTGGCCATAGGCATGGTTATGGGTGTGGAAGGTGTTAATACGGCCGTGGAGAAAATCTGTGATTACATCCAACCCAATCTGGACCCCAAAATTGGTTTGATAAAAGATATTTCCGCTGGAGCCGTAATGATAGTGTCCATCTTAGCCAGCATTATAGGGTTGATCATCTATATCCCAAAAATCTTTTAG
- the nhaC gene encoding Na+/H+ antiporter NhaC — protein MPNPKEEPKFREDEHIVENKELSIAEALIPVFALVAMLAYNVFVFGDDALSGSNQFILLMGGAVAAIVGIFNKVSYEQMIAEVAENVRSTTGALLILLMVGALSGTWLVSGIIPAMIYYGLQILNPTIFLAASVIICAIISIATGSSWTTAATVGIALIGIGDALGISLGMTAGAVLSGAYFGDKMSPLSDTTNLAPAMAGGDLFSHIRYMTYTTVPTIVVTLIVFIIIGFTLDTSGVADTSSLLNNIGSTFNINGWLFIVPLAVIGMIVKKAPPLMALLVGTLLGGLFALIFQPDIVANIGGGTALNFETGYKGILNAITVDTEIATSDPALNDLFSSGGMSGMLGTIWLIVCAMVFGGIMDGIGALERITESLLKLAKTTFGLFASTVGSCLALNVTASDQYLAIVVPGKMFAKAYEERGLAPENLSRSLEDSGTVTSVLVPWNTCGAYHSGVLGVGVGEYALYAIFNWLSPFMTLLFAAFRIKIKQLANTAAE, from the coding sequence ATGCCGAACCCAAAGGAAGAACCAAAGTTTAGGGAAGACGAACATATTGTAGAAAACAAAGAACTCTCCATTGCAGAAGCATTGATACCCGTTTTTGCCCTCGTGGCGATGCTGGCCTACAATGTTTTTGTTTTTGGGGATGACGCCCTAAGCGGTTCTAACCAATTCATCCTTTTAATGGGCGGAGCAGTCGCTGCCATTGTCGGTATTTTCAACAAGGTATCCTACGAACAGATGATTGCCGAAGTGGCCGAGAACGTGAGGTCCACCACCGGTGCCTTGCTCATCCTTTTAATGGTGGGTGCCCTATCCGGAACATGGTTGGTCAGCGGAATTATTCCCGCGATGATCTATTATGGGCTACAAATCTTGAACCCAACCATATTTTTAGCGGCGAGTGTCATTATTTGTGCCATTATCTCCATTGCCACGGGCAGTAGCTGGACCACAGCCGCCACCGTAGGCATTGCTTTGATCGGGATTGGTGACGCTTTGGGCATATCACTCGGGATGACGGCAGGTGCCGTGCTTTCTGGAGCCTACTTCGGGGATAAGATGTCCCCCTTAAGTGATACGACCAACTTAGCTCCGGCGATGGCCGGAGGGGACTTGTTTTCCCACATTCGCTACATGACCTATACCACGGTCCCGACCATTGTAGTAACCTTAATTGTCTTTATCATTATCGGCTTTACGTTGGATACCTCTGGTGTTGCCGATACCAGTTCATTATTGAACAATATTGGGTCTACCTTCAACATCAACGGATGGTTGTTCATTGTACCCTTGGCCGTCATCGGAATGATCGTAAAAAAAGCACCACCATTAATGGCTCTATTGGTGGGAACTTTGTTGGGCGGCCTCTTCGCCCTTATTTTTCAACCGGATATTGTGGCCAACATTGGCGGAGGAACTGCACTCAACTTTGAAACAGGCTACAAAGGCATTTTAAATGCGATAACCGTAGATACCGAGATTGCCACCAGCGACCCAGCCTTGAACGATTTGTTCTCTTCCGGGGGAATGTCCGGTATGCTAGGCACCATCTGGCTGATTGTTTGCGCCATGGTATTTGGAGGTATTATGGACGGTATTGGTGCTTTAGAGCGTATCACGGAGTCCCTGCTAAAATTGGCCAAGACCACTTTTGGACTGTTCGCCAGCACGGTGGGCAGTTGTTTGGCATTGAACGTTACCGCTTCCGATCAGTATCTGGCCATTGTAGTGCCCGGAAAAATGTTTGCCAAAGCATATGAGGAGCGTGGGCTGGCTCCAGAAAACCTGAGCCGTTCGCTAGAAGATTCCGGGACCGTAACTTCTGTTTTGGTGCCTTGGAATACCTGTGGGGCTTATCACAGTGGGGTTTTGGGCGTTGGTGTTGGCGAGTATGCGCTCTATGCCATTTTCAATTGGTTGAGCCCGTTCATGACTTTGTTGTTTGCCGCATTTCGAATCAAGATCAAGCAACTGGCCAATACTGCGGCTGAATAA